The stretch of DNA CTACAAGCTAGTGCAGAGTGACAATGCAGCAAGAGGTCAAGACAATGACTTTGCTACTCTACAATACTACGTCCAAAGCCGATTAAGAATTGTCAGAGTTTACTTTGGTAGGTTAGGCTTACCTACTTTCTGACCGCACAGCACATATGCTCATATCCTATCCTACAGAAAAGTAGTAAGCATGAGCTTCAGCATAGAAGTATCTATATATGATCATGCCCACTAAGATTGTCAACGCGAGATATTTTGCATAAACAAACCGCAGCATGCCAGGCAATAACGGGCAGGAGCTCCAATGAAAGAGAGTCTTAGTGGCGATGATCGAGAGAGACGTCACATCGACCAAGCATCATCAGGGTTTGCATTGGCACCACTACAGCATAGCACAATAGCAGCCATTTGGCAATTGGCACTAAAAGGTGAACATGGAGATGATTTTTTATCTGTGCCACGTGTAGTTGATCAGCATGAGTTGGTGATCAGCACTTGTCCGCTGTCAGTATCCCAAGAATCTACGTAGTAGCTGACCGTTCATCGTGCAAGGATTTCTCAGCAAATTCTTCTTCTGGGACCTTCTGAACAGATTCCTTAGCACTTGCCTGGGAGTGCAGTACTGATGACAGTGATGGCTCATCAGACAACAGCTGAAAGATGCACGGAGCTTTTTGAGTGTCACTGGAGGCAATGACGAGTCAAGTACGCACATGTGGGGAACTAAATCCTTTCTCTGATGAGCTTGCGAAATTTACTAATGCAGCACAAGGACAAGTCCAGTATAAAGTGATTTATATAACTCTTTCTTTCTTCAGTAGATCAGATCTGTCAGAGATATGGCAGGATGCCAGGAAAACAATATAATCGAAGTTTTTGTGCGAGCGAGGTTGACCAGACATGATAGATCAAATGGTTCGCTCGTCAGTTGGACACCGGAAAATTCAGAAGAATGTGCTTTCCCTCGATCGAGGTGTGGTGAAATGCCTAACTGATGGGGTTCTAATTAACGAACTGCTACAATGCAGACGGGCAAGATCTGCAGTTCCACATGTACGTTTTCTCTGATGATGAAATTTGGCATGACCAGAAAGCAGCAAAGCTGTTATCTTGATTATACGAAGTTGGTGAAAGTTTGGTACTAGAACAACATAGTGTAAGGTTGTACAAAATATATATCGACAGACCTTCCATCATTTTGGTGCCCTATGTGAGTGACCCTTTATCCTTTGGCTGTATTTATACGCATAGCTGACTAGTGACAACATCGTTGCTTATTTGCATTGGCAAGATTGAAGGATCGTCTGCCATCATGCATGGATATCAGAAGTATGACTTGATGAGTTTAGCTTTAGCCTCCAATAATCTCTTTTATTGTTTGGCAGATAAGAGCATGAATACAAGATGTACATAAAACTAACACCGTACCTATCATTTGTCAATAGTTTGCATAACTATATTGTGACTTGTGAGCGATCAAAAAGGACTTCCTTCTTGAAAGGAAGTATTCATGTGATTTTTGTCAAAGGTGATCACGTGGGTAGAGGTTTCAATACTATTCCTCCGTCCGTTTAACTCTGTTTATAGCGCATATTAAGACTGACACTTGTTCTTAACTAGAAAGGTTTGATTTGGACAAAACTAAACTGATCTACATGTATGCAGAAAACAATATAATGAGAATACTGATTTCCATGGTAAACACATAGTTCAAACTAAGGAATCAGTTAGATACTTGTGGAATGCATGTGATCGAATTGTGATACAAAGTGAAAAAAACTAAAGAATATATGCATAGATGAATATATATGCATAGATGAAAAAGTATATATTGCAATTGTTAACTAAAATCTATCACAACGACGGGATAAAGATAAGTATATATGTACAGGGGTAGTGTATTAGAATATTTAACTGGTGAGAGAGAGGTAGAGAAAAAATTAATTATTAGCTAAGGGTACTAGTTTTCATGAATTTTTAATACTTATGTctctaaaatttaaaattagccCGTGCAGGATTAAAACATATCGATGAAATAAAACTTATTGATAAGTTTTGTGCACTAAATGTTCATATAACTCATTAGTTAATACTCTGCCGATCGACTAGTCTACCCGTGGTTATACTACACACATCCCATGAGCGAGTGATCTTGAAAATGAAAAATACGGGAACCACGCGCTATGGTAGTACTATATATAGAGGGGTCGGCAAGGATATTCATTCTACTTTATTTAACTAATTCATTGAATATTAAGTCTTGATACAAAAAGTTAAGGTTTCAGATATTTAAGAGCGGAGTATATTGTATATATAGAGGTAGGGCATAATACATCATACAGATGTAGGGTGGTCAGAGAGTTCTCAGTACGAGTGTAGGAATACGACCTAGCGTTGGCACACGCTTTGACCACTGATCTGATACACACGTACGTGTGCATGTACACTTGTTTCCTGAACGAATGCATGGAAAATGTTTGACCCGTGGTTGGTTTAAATCCTGACCCAATTCTACCACATGTCACGCCACGGTTCGTTGAGCGGTGCAGGTTTTGGATGAACTCGAGGCTGCACATGAGACTCAACAtcttctattatcttattatttggccaacaaacggagcctccacgttcgctctcaaggcatAAAAATTCCCATGTTAAttgaagaaaaatagaaaaataaaaattacccaccactgtcattacgataaactattatcttattatttggccaataaacagagcctccacgttcgctctcaatgtatagaaattcccacgttaattggagaaaaatagaaaaataaaaattacccaccactgccattacgataaaaattagcctaaaatactccaccaatgccattatgaaaaattaaatataaaatatcatttagctacgtatcagttacaaatatatactattaataaaaactaaagctaacaacaatcaatcaaactaaaatgaaaataagaatataattatctgcataatattattaaagctcaacaaatcaaattgttattatagttAGCTCATAGTtcaattgttttaatcaacaatatgacataatttacgataatgaacagaaCGATGTATAGTAAAAAAAAGTATAACCTTTAAATAAAGTTTCAACaatatgcaaatttttgaattttcaatactagccccgCAAATGCGCGGACTATACGCCTAGTTACTAATTAAACATGAAGCCAAAaaggacacatgcatgaaataacAGCAGCCTTCTCTTTAATTTCCTTGATTAAGCTCGAGATTAGCAAGTGTACAATTGGCACATAGCCAGAAAGAAGTTTATTTGCACGCAGACGTACGCTCTCTATAAACAGCGCTTGTTACTTAACCGAGACGATCGATCTAGAGCgaatagctagctagctgctcatcATACATCACGCATATATGATCGATGATCTGCACGTACGTTAGCAAGTATTATTCCTCATATACAGCTAGCACAGCGCACACTCTGATTAATTAGCAGCTACAAGATGCACGTACTATACACGCCTAATACGCACACGTGTCATCCACGACATGCATGATCGATcggcaacacacacacacaaacacacacggGTAGCTGCAGCTAGCTAGTGATGACCTCTTCCAGGAGCTTGTACCTCCGGACCCTCGGCCTGCCGCGCGCGAcgccgggcgacggcggcgcgtcgCGGACGCGGCTGCCAAGGTCCGACGCCGACCGCCGCAGCAGAAGCCGCTGATGCTGCGGGTGCTGCTTCTTGATAGGCTTTCTCAGGTTCGACGACGCGAAGTCGCCACGAGCGGCGGCGACCTTGGGCGATctgccggcggctgcggctgtgTCACCGTGAGCAGCCGACGACCGGGCGGCCGCCTTGCCGGCGGATCTCGGCGACGACGAAGTCGAAGCCACGCCTCTGTCCGCCCTCAGGCACCAGTTGCAGGTGCCGTACGACTCCACCTTCGGGTACCGATTCGTGCAGTACCTGGTACACGACCACGTATATACGTACATACGTGCACATACAGCATCAGCCAGGCTCGTTTGGGGTAAAAAACACATACATGCTGGTGTACGTTATCGCATGCAAAATTATGAGTTGATTGAAGACGAACGTGCACACACGCTGGATGATGATCGCTGATCAAAATTATGAACCGGAACGTACTGATAAACAGTGGTGCAGTTGGATTCGGGTGCAGATCAGCGATAGCCAGCACGGTCGTCGGATCACGGCTTGGAAATCAACGTCGAGCGAATGTGCATCGGCCCCGCGTCTCGTTTGACAATTTGGCGACGTGCGGAAAGTGCATGTCCGCGGAATAAACTAGACACGGACAATTTGGTGACGGAAAGGATCGGAGAATAGAATGAGAATTGAAACTTCCCATCGAATGGACGACGACCGATGGATTTTACTTGAATTTTGATAGGGGCGACAAATTCAGGAACGGCCGGGATCAGCTAGCTAGCACTGATGATCGACCAGTTGTCAGCAGTTCTGTGCAAGTTTCACGTGTTGTTCAGGAAAAGGTTGGGTTGTGCAGGTGTAAGAGGCATCAACTCATGAACTATCTGTTGGATCGTGTGGTGGACATTTTAGATTCAAAGCGgctagatgcatgcatgcatacctcttttcttttctactaCTACTAATACAGTATATATTCCAAATAAATTCAGTAGCTTTACTTTTTCGAAAACGCGCAGGAAAATCACGCATCTTTTCCATTCATTGGAGAAATTCTAAAACTAAACGGATTATTATTAGTCATATATGCCAAAGAAAATTAAACCAAATACGGGAACAGATGAATCTGGCCCTGATTCGATCGATGCAAAGTATAACACCCTAAATAAAGCGATTAGTTAAATCTCAGATATGCGCGAGAAGATATCTTCGGTGGAGTCTAATCTATTCGCGCGAGTAGCACCTACCGATGCTACCGCAAGTGCAGATCGAATTAGGGATCGGCCGCACACCGTACGGACATGTTCTTGGCTACCTAAATGAAGAGGATCGGAGGAGGAGTTGAATGGAGAGAGagcggtgggtgggtgggtgggtacTGGATGCACGTACGTGTGTTGGGAGCGGACGGAGCAGGCGGAGCAGCGGAAGAGCTCGGGCAGGAGGCCGCTGTCGCCGCACATGCAGCAGACGGCGCCCGCCGGCTGCGGCGGGCCGCCGCTCGCTCCTTCACCGCCGGCGCCTGGGGACGCCTTGCCGCTCCCCATGGATGATGGATCCGGTGCAGGCCTCCCGGCCGGTGGTCTCAGATGGATgcaccgagccgccgccgccgcatgcgGTCGATCCGACGGGGATGAAAGATGGCTTGCAGCAGCTGCAGGGTCGTCGCCGGCCGGCTGCTTGATTTCTAGCTCGTCGTCGCTGCTCCTGGATGATGGGCTGGATGGGTGTTTGGGGGAGGCTGGCTGGAGGCAGGAATTaaaggtggcggtggtggctgaTGCGGTGTCTTCTCTCTTCTGCAGTCTTCACACATCTCAAGATCTTGCAGAAGCTGCCCTCTTttgtcctcctcttcctcccagGGCCGGTAAAGATTTCCTGTAATATTTTATTCACTGGTTAAGGTTCGCAGTCCAGGCCTTGAAGTTTTGTGGTTTTATTTTCTGATTTGTATGAAGCATGCAGCAAATCTTTTTTAaaatttcctctctttttttacaCAGGTTCTAGATCTCGCTATCCTGCTTATGTATTATAGACTTCAAGGACCAGTATTTCTCCAATCAAAACCATGTGACCTTGCCGGTTGATTTAAACAATCACTTGGGAAAATATGAAAAGTTGCTTTGACATATGCCATTTCATAGTTTACACTAAGAGAGCTGTCATATAGTACAAAATCCTCCATTACCATTTATTAAAATTTAACTAAAAATCATGGCGGGCAGGTCGGCCAGGGACATAAAAAAAAGGAATCACGAATACAGAATCTTGCAAGGGGCAATACAGAAAACACTTCAAAGTAAATACTGTacaatataataaataaatcgCAGAACAAACAAGACGTCCCTGTCAATGGCAAGACCGTGAATCGCAAGGCATCGAGGGGCGAACCCTTTCCTCTGAGGAATAATTACAGCTGGGTGGATGGACTTCGTTGGACGGCCGGGCGGGCGTGGGCCTACCAGCACGCTCCGCGAACCTACCGTGCTTCCGCTGCCACGCGGGGCCCAGAAAGGTACGGCCCGCCTGTCAGGGCTGCGTGGTTGGCGTGGAGGTGGCCGACTTGCTCGCCGCCCCGCGTGGGGCACGCTGGCCGTTGGGCCTAAAAGGAAACCGGGTGTTGGCATCCCGTGTAAATTGCGAGCGAACGCGGGGTGGATTGATTGGGGACAGGGGTAGTGGGGTCCGCGTTTGACCCCTCTGCATGCCGCGACCGCGACCGCCAATAGGAAAGGTTACCGGGACCCACGTGGATCCGACGTGGCAGGTGTTTGGGCGTGTTCCTGCATGTGGCGAGcaagaggacgaggaggagagcCGGGCCGTCGGACACGGCCTAGTGCTTTGCGTAAAAGTAATTTAATTGGCCAAGTCCGCGCTTCTTTTTCTTGCGTTGATTGATGGTGATGGACGCCTCCACGTATACATGGGATCACCATATCATTCTTCAACTCCTTTTATATAGTATGATGATGAGTCGATGAAACCGAGTTGCAGGCCTGCAATTGCAGTCAGCAGTGGAGCCAAAATCAACATCTACTATTAATTTGTTTTAAGAAACGCATAGTACATGTGACAATAAGTTACAATGCAATAAAATATTAGACATTATCACATTATCATTAAATATGCATAAATATACTACTGATCAACTTGTGAGTCCCAATTGCGTGAAAATATCAAGCATGAGTAAATAAAGGTGGGATAAATATATCCTACCATCACTAACTCACGTATGTCTGCTCCGGTACAAGTGTGCAAGTGGAGAGGCACAAGTTGAAGAGAGTTTTGTCTTGTTCCAAGGAAACCGGCGTGGGGTCTAATCCGCCGGCTGGCCTCGCCGCGCCGACATGCCAGGCGGCAGAGGGTAGTGGGCAACTGGCCGCGGCGGGCATTCGGCCGGCTGCATGCTTATCGCCCACGTATTGCTCGAGCCTTCCGGATAGGACCAGCAAGCAAGCAGCACATGGTTCCGCCTCCTAGCCAGTAGTGGTATACAGCGCGAGCAGCCTCCAGAAAGTGGGTCTGCGAACGCTCAGCTCAGGTTGAATGGACACTACCTCTTCTTCTGGCTTGTGCTCTTGGAAAGGATCAAATGAAGCTTTTTGCTGAAGCGAGAGGGGGGACATTCACCTGCGTTCCAGTGGGCTGTGGCTCACGTTAGCTTTTGCTGCGTCATGCGAACCATCAAGACCCATGACTCTTGAGATGTCAACTATCAGCCGTACGAGAATGAGCTTAATCGTTTACATAATCAACGATCAGCTCTAACAACTAGCCTCACATTATACGGAAAGTATTGTGTTTAAGGCCACTTCCTACAGCAGTTCCCGTAATGCTCGATACTTTCATGTGACCAATGACCAATCTAACTTTAAGAAAATTCGACCACCAAATTCTAAAGACCTTTAGGCATCACACATTCAGGCAATCAGCAAAAGGGAAAGCTATAGCTGCAGCACTGTATAACATTACAGCTTCGACACACCCAGCGAGAGTCGAGGGAACGGAACACATTCCCATCGGCCATCATCGTCAACCAGAGAATAAAATCACCTACAGGCAGCACGCTGAGAAAAGAATACAACTATGCACATATTGCACAACTTCATCTATATCTACAATCTGTACAAGGGGGTGAATCCACCACATTACATGTATGAATCATTATACCCTCCCAAACCACAACATAATTGCATTATTTATTGACATCTCAAGTAATAATTCCCGCACTGGCAACACTTGCAACCTGCTTATCTAACCAGGTGCCACTAACATGGATCAATCCATGTCTACACTATGATCGCAACAAGGCCTTGCGATTCCGTTGATGTCGAAATATGGGCTGCTTGTACCTTGGATGTAACCATTTTCCCAACTGTTCAAATTTTCTGGAAGGCTGGAAGAGAAGTTCTAAATTGAATTTAGTCCATAGCTTTTGATTTTATTAGTGCTAATTCCATGGGTTGTAAGAAAGCCTTAAGAGAACAGCAGTACCTCAGCAACTCTAGCAAACAGTAAATCAACTCTGGGCACATTCGAAACCTTCAGCAATCTCATGCATCCGAAATCGTTCCAAAAATTCAAAAGGCCTGGATATAGAAATGTGAACTTTTCCACATCAGAACTAAACAATAACAATGTGATGATTTCTTGTCATTATATTAGATGTAAGTCATGGCAGGGTAAATAACATCAAGCAGGGATGGTGTTCATTTACACTTAGCTAATCTCTTTCTAAAATCAAATGCTCATTGGAAGAAAATGTGTACTATAAAAATAGCAATTTCAAAGATAATCTGAGCACTGTATGAAAAGAACAGAACTGCATCATATATTACTTATGGTAGTCTAATTAAAATAGCACATCATGGTAACTGGTAAGATGTCAAGTTCTTAATAGGGCTCGGTTGTCTTACAGCAAAATTTGACGGTTCCGGCATAACTTCCGCTGATTATTCTCTATGGCACTCAATACATCAAGTTCTGGTCCAGCAACCATAGATGTAGCATTTGCATCGGGTGTCCACAGCTAATAAAGAAATAAAGGAAAGAGTGAGTCCAATATTCAAGTACTACCACTAGCATATATTAGGCTACTTTTGAGAAAATCACAATACACCACTGAACAATGGCATGATTCACTGCCTTCCACTCATTATAAGGCTGACATGCAGGGCTAGAACCCCCATGTCAGTGATACAATtgtatatatgtacatatgtgAACATAGAAGTCATCTAGCGGCGTATGATAGAAAGCCTTACATATAGATTAGGACAAGTACAGATTATACCAATTGCAGCAAGTAGAGATTGTATACCTTTATTGTATAATCGATTCCACTTGTTGCAACAGCGCAATCAAAGGGATGAGGCTGTATGCAGTTCAGAACTGAGGAAAATACAACAAGCATCAGAACCAGTGTTAAGGAGATAAAAGCAAAGGAAATTGAAATATAATTACCAGCACTATCCCCTGCAAGCATTTTAATAAGCCTTCCTGTTCGCTTCTCCCATATGAACCATCTACCATCGTCACTTCCGCTGGCAACAAACTCCCCTGTTGTAAGAGGAATAaagcacaagagttgaggaCCGCATTTGTGAGCTCATATTATCATGTAAACTGTCCAtccaatttatttttatttttccatGTGAGGTTCTGGACATTTCAAGTGGGGAAGAACACAGCATGAGAAATTATTTTTACTGATCCAAGCTATGTTCTGTTTCATGAATCTAAGAAGATTCGAGTCAAAGCAAAGCTGTTATGTATAAAGTGAATAGGCCTGTCGGGCCCAGGATTTGGGAGGagggtattcaaaatttcaagtagtgtaaaaaaaatttgacagAGGCCAAAGTACATATTAGTAGCACATAGTTGAGTACCGATAACATAAATTGTTCTACATAATAGACGTACTAAATGATCAACATATCAAAGAGGGAATATCAAAGTGGGGGAGAGGTCTAGGTTGGTTAGCGGGCAGATTTTTGGgctgttcggcccattttgagAAGGGAGGTGGGCTAGATGTCATTCTCAGTTTTTTCAatacacatacatatatatgattatatatacttgattttttttaaaaaaataatgggtattcaaTGAATACCCTTAAATACCAGGTGGGCCCGCCCCTGCATGTCTACAGCGTACGCGAGTGTTTTGGATTCTCTCCACACTCGGCTTTTGCAGCCATCCTATCAAGATCCTGTGGCCGACcttcatcttcaacctccagcCAACACAACCATATCCACCGAGCTCCTCATTTgccgccgccacgtgcccctgccCTGCTGCGATGGGCTAGGGTCTCACCGGATCTCCGTGGCACGCCGCCGTGAAGCTCCGGCAAGACCCTTGCCCGCCTGCGGCAGCTGCCTTCCtaccccgccgccacccaccgTTGTCGTCATCGCCCCCGCACCTACCTGGCCCAATCACCCGAGCCGGGGCCATCCGCCGCCAACCTCACTGCCCCCACGTCCACCACCATAGCCAGGCCAGCCTGAGGCCCCTGGCCTTCCCTCTAAGGCTGGAAATGGAGAAGCCCCACCCCAGACCCAACTCCAAACCCTATCCCTCCGAACCCGAGCTTTGATCTCGCCAGAGACCTCGGTGGAGACCTCGCCGGAGCTGAAGACGATGGTCACCTGGTCTTGGATTAGACGGAGGaggtagaaaaaaaaaatcaggtgtGGGTAGCACAAATAATACTCAGGCACACTATAGTGAATTTAGTGGCTATTGTAAAGTCTAAACTCCAGGTTTCCGTAACAAGGTATCACGTTACTTTcaaaaggaaaaagtccattttatTCCCCTCACCAATCCACTTTGTCCGCTTAACTCCCTGAACAAAATTAGGCTCACTTTACTTCCCCAAACTATTTCAATTGGTCTAATCAACCCCTTGCTgagatttctttttttatttctccgcGTGAAAGTGGATTTTTGACTTCAAATTTTGCAACGTGATTTATAATATGATGCCCTATGCTAGAAAAGTgcattatgattttttttatgaataCTTTTCATGCAGAATTGTATTTCTATGATCAATTTCACATTTAAATTTTCCTAGCCTAAGAAAATAGACATGAAAAATTCTTAATTATTTTTAACATAAGGTATCGTGTTCTTTATCAACTcataatttgaatttaaaattcaattgatggagagaataTCATTTGGGGGGTAGATTGGACCAATTGACATTGTTGAGGGAGTAAGTTGAGACTAAACTTTGCTCAGGGGGTTAAGCGGACAAAGTGAATTGGTGAGGGAAGTATAATGGACTTTTTTCCTTCCAAAACCACTATGTTTACTACAGGCTACAGCACAGCACAGTTCTATGTCTTACTCTTAAATGAAATGTTAACATGTTCCTGTGCTTATAAAATCTGCAAATGAAAAAACAAGTGTGTTGATGGAACTGGTAATTTAAGAATGGATTTTAACATGCATTCCCTAAAGCAGAACTAAAACAAGAATGCATGAAGGACTAGCCCAACCTTGCTCACCAAGAAAGCTAGCCTGTTTTATATCTGTCCCCACATTGCAGTGTGCAACATATCTTTGTTTCATATCAATGGCAACATCCGACTGCATCACACGATTTGGAAAATTGTGTCAGAATCCATATGTTAATAGTACAAAAGGTATGACATAAAAAGTCAAGAATGCAGAAAAGAAATACCTGGAAGGCAGAATCATCATTGTGAGCGGACTCCGTCGATCCATTCTCACCAGTATGttcattggtttgatcctctCTTTGATGAAATCTGAAACTTAAACTACCCCGAAAGACACCTTGATCATTTTCTCGACTTTCATCACCAGATACTGATGTCTCATAGTCTAATTCCATTTCATCATCATAGTCTGAATCTTCTCGTCCCTCCTGTGATGAAGAACCACTGACATCGGATCTAGAAAATATATCCCTCAATGAGCGTAATTTCCCATGTGTATCAGCTTTAGCATTCCCATTCTGTTCTGTTCTATTCTTCTCAAGTTCAGCTGCTTGAACAAAAAGGAATATATCACAATATAGAAGAGCAATATCTTATAAAATATAATTCCTCGGATTCAACGCCTAGAGCTTGAAAGTAGAAAGAAGCATAATAGACTGAGACACACAAAAAGGCTACGAGCATGATATGGTCACAAAAATAAAGTTATGGGTCGTCTAATTGATATCATATAGTCATGGCAGCAGCCAACAAAAATAGAAGATTAACAAGAGCTAACAGTAAGAGGTGACAGTCCAGTAGATGGGAGGAAAATAACATCTTGATCATTTAGC from Panicum virgatum strain AP13 chromosome 9K, P.virgatum_v5, whole genome shotgun sequence encodes:
- the LOC120647052 gene encoding uncharacterized protein LOC120647052, with product MGSGKASPGAGGEGASGGPPQPAGAVCCMCGDSGLLPELFRCSACSVRSQHTYCTNRYPKVESYGTCNWCLRADRGVASTSSSPRSAGKAAARSSAAHGDTAAAAGRSPKVAAARGDFASSNLRKPIKKQHPQHQRLLLRRSASDLGSRVRDAPPSPGVARGRPRVRRYKLLEEVITS